A region from the Rufibacter sp. DG15C genome encodes:
- a CDS encoding aspartate carbamoyltransferase catalytic subunit, producing the protein MQQLSVRHLLGIKDITEQDIQLIFETADQFKEVLNRPIKKVPSLRDVTIANVFFENSTRTKLSFELAEKRLSADVINFSASGSSVKKGETLLDTVNNILAMKVDMIVMRHSSPGAPHFLSRKINANIVNAGDGTHEHPTQALLDAFSIREKLGQVAGKKIAIIGDIMHSRVALSNIFALQKLGAEVAVCGPPTLLPKHIGELGVKIFWNVQEALQWCDVANVLRIQLERQTGKLFPSLREYALYFGINKKMLDNLNKEIVLMHPGPINRGVELTSDAADSPHSIILDQVENGVAIRMAVLYLLASRG; encoded by the coding sequence ATGCAACAGCTTAGCGTCCGGCACCTGTTGGGCATCAAGGACATCACCGAGCAGGACATCCAGTTGATTTTTGAGACGGCAGACCAGTTCAAGGAGGTCTTGAATCGGCCCATCAAGAAAGTACCTTCGCTCAGGGACGTCACCATTGCCAACGTCTTCTTTGAGAACTCTACCCGCACCAAACTTTCGTTTGAACTGGCAGAAAAACGACTGTCAGCAGACGTGATCAACTTCTCTGCCTCGGGTAGCTCCGTAAAAAAAGGCGAAACCTTGCTGGACACCGTCAACAACATCCTGGCCATGAAAGTGGACATGATTGTGATGCGGCACAGCAGCCCCGGGGCGCCCCATTTCCTGTCCCGTAAAATCAACGCCAACATAGTCAACGCCGGCGATGGCACGCATGAGCACCCCACCCAAGCTTTATTGGACGCTTTTTCCATTAGAGAAAAGCTAGGACAGGTGGCAGGCAAGAAGATTGCCATTATTGGGGACATCATGCACTCGCGCGTGGCGCTGTCCAACATCTTTGCCCTGCAGAAACTAGGCGCCGAGGTGGCTGTCTGCGGACCGCCTACCCTGCTGCCCAAGCACATTGGTGAACTGGGCGTGAAAATCTTCTGGAACGTGCAGGAAGCCCTGCAATGGTGCGACGTGGCCAACGTGCTGCGCATCCAGCTGGAGCGTCAGACGGGCAAGCTGTTTCCTTCGCTGCGCGAGTATGCCCTGTACTTTGGCATTAACAAGAAGATGCTGGATAACTTGAACAAAGAGATTGTCTTGATGCACCCCGGCCCTATCAACCGCGGCGTGGAACTGACCTCAGACGCGGCAGACTCTCCGCACTCCATCATCCTGGACCAGGTAGAAAACGGCGTGGCCATACGCATGGCGGTGCTGTACCTACTTGCCAGCCGAGGATAA
- a CDS encoding glycosyltransferase family 9 protein — protein sequence MKKILIIRFSSIGDIVLTTPVIRCVKQQVPGAEVHFCTKAAFRNILASNPYVDKVFCLEHSLKDLLVQLKAENYDLVLDLHHNLRTRILKARLGKPSKSFDKLNLEKLLLVKFKINCMPKVHIVDRYLATAASLGVTNDNKGLDYFIPEKDEVNLATLPVTHQNGYYAIAIGAQHYTKRLPVDRLIELCEKINGPVVLLGGKEDMAVGHVIAMYFQTEPYKSQHEADSTQNTVILNACGQYNLNGSASLVRQAWAVFSHDTGLMHIAAAFHKKIYSIWGNTVPEFGMYPYTQDYEVLEVKNLYCRPCSKIGYSKCPERHFRCMREQTFDFTLPVLTPTKEA from the coding sequence GTGAAAAAAATCCTCATCATCCGGTTCTCCTCCATAGGTGACATTGTGCTCACCACGCCCGTCATCAGGTGCGTGAAACAGCAGGTGCCCGGTGCCGAGGTGCATTTCTGTACCAAAGCCGCTTTCAGAAACATACTTGCCAGCAATCCTTACGTGGACAAGGTATTCTGTCTGGAGCATTCGCTCAAAGACCTGTTGGTCCAGCTCAAGGCTGAGAATTATGATCTGGTGTTGGACCTGCACCACAACCTGCGCACCCGCATCTTGAAAGCTCGTTTGGGAAAACCCTCTAAAAGTTTTGACAAGCTCAATCTGGAGAAGTTGCTGTTGGTCAAATTCAAGATCAACTGCATGCCCAAGGTGCACATTGTAGATAGATATCTGGCTACGGCGGCCTCTTTGGGAGTGACCAATGATAATAAAGGCCTTGACTATTTCATCCCAGAGAAGGACGAAGTAAACTTGGCCACCTTGCCTGTCACCCATCAAAACGGCTACTACGCCATTGCCATTGGCGCCCAGCATTACACCAAGCGTTTGCCGGTAGATCGGCTTATTGAGCTCTGCGAGAAGATTAACGGTCCGGTTGTTCTTTTAGGCGGTAAGGAGGATATGGCTGTGGGGCATGTAATAGCGATGTACTTCCAAACGGAACCGTACAAAAGCCAGCACGAGGCAGATTCTACGCAAAATACGGTCATCTTGAATGCCTGTGGTCAATACAACTTGAACGGTTCTGCCTCCCTTGTGCGTCAGGCTTGGGCCGTTTTCAGCCATGACACGGGCTTGATGCACATTGCCGCCGCGTTCCATAAGAAGATTTACAGCATCTGGGGTAACACCGTTCCGGAGTTCGGCATGTACCCCTACACGCAGGATTATGAAGTGCTGGAAGTGAAGAACCTGTACTGCCGGCCTTGCTCTAAGATTGGCTATTCAAAATGCCCCGAGCGCCACTTTAGGTGTATGCGGGAGCAGACGTTTGATTTTACTCTGCCTGTCTTAACGCCTACTAAGGAAGCGTAG
- the pyrR gene encoding bifunctional pyr operon transcriptional regulator/uracil phosphoribosyltransferase PyrR: protein MHKRLIVPHALFQIMIRRLAHQLIETHRDFSNSVILGLQPRGIFVADRLQETLQEILGVTVQTGYLDITFHRDDFRRRSTPLAPNATKVEFSLEGKRVILVDDVLYTGRSVRAALDAMISYGRPAQVELLVLIDRQYTRDLPVEATYVGQKVNSLHSQRVEVAWQGAESEQDAIWLLTKTPDQEPHATA from the coding sequence ATGCACAAACGTCTCATTGTTCCGCACGCCTTGTTTCAAATCATGATCCGGCGCCTGGCGCACCAACTGATTGAGACCCACCGTGATTTTTCCAACTCCGTGATTCTGGGCTTGCAGCCCCGCGGTATTTTTGTGGCAGACCGGCTGCAAGAAACCCTTCAAGAAATTCTGGGCGTAACCGTGCAAACGGGCTACCTGGACATCACTTTCCATAGAGATGACTTCAGACGCCGCTCTACGCCCCTCGCGCCCAATGCCACCAAGGTAGAGTTCTCTCTGGAGGGCAAGCGCGTGATTCTGGTGGATGACGTGTTGTACACCGGCCGCTCGGTGCGGGCTGCGCTGGATGCCATGATTTCTTACGGAAGGCCTGCCCAAGTAGAACTGCTGGTCTTGATTGACCGCCAATACACCAGAGACCTGCCGGTAGAAGCCACCTACGTGGGCCAAAAAGTCAACTCCCTGCACTCACAGCGAGTAGAAGTGGCTTGGCAAGGCGCAGAATCAGAACAGGACGCCATCTGGCTATTGACTAAAACCCCAGACCAAGAACCCCATGCAACAGCTTAG
- a CDS encoding aminopeptidase P N-terminal domain-containing protein: MKYEALGKDLFIHNRKKFTEYMKPQSLAVFHSNDVMPTNADGTMPFRQNNDLLWLSGIDQEESVVILFPDAREPRLQEILFIRETNDHILTWEGYKLTKEQAREVSGIETVYWTHEFDSILNSLMAYAENVYLNSNEHLRAVIEVETRDARFIKKIKERFPLHNYCRSTPHLHHLRSIKQPREIEMMRTACNITEKAFRRLLKFVKPGVMEYEIEAEIAHEFLRNRSRGPAYGSIIASGANACILHYVDNFRECQDGDVLLMDFGAEYANYAADLTRSIPVNGKFTKRQADVYNAVLHVMNTAKQMLVPGNTLDQYHKFVGKVMENELIKLDLLNENDVHNQNPDAPLYKKYFPHGTSHFLGLDVHDVGDKYRPFEAGMVFTCEPGIYIREEGLGIRLENDFLITAGGPEDLMANIPLEIEDIEREMRA; encoded by the coding sequence ATGAAATACGAAGCCCTCGGGAAAGACCTCTTCATTCACAACCGTAAAAAGTTTACCGAGTACATGAAGCCCCAGTCCCTGGCGGTCTTCCATTCCAATGACGTCATGCCCACCAACGCAGACGGCACCATGCCCTTCAGGCAGAACAACGACCTGCTGTGGCTGAGCGGCATTGACCAGGAAGAAAGCGTGGTGATTCTGTTCCCTGACGCCCGTGAGCCGCGCCTGCAGGAGATTCTTTTCATCCGGGAGACCAATGACCACATCCTGACCTGGGAAGGCTACAAGCTCACCAAAGAACAGGCCCGCGAGGTCTCCGGCATAGAAACTGTCTACTGGACCCATGAGTTTGACTCTATCCTCAATTCCTTGATGGCCTACGCCGAGAACGTTTACCTTAACTCCAATGAGCACCTGCGCGCGGTCATTGAAGTAGAGACCCGTGACGCTCGCTTCATCAAAAAGATAAAAGAGAGATTCCCGCTCCATAATTACTGCCGCAGCACGCCGCACCTGCACCACCTGCGCTCCATCAAGCAGCCCCGTGAGATTGAGATGATGCGCACGGCCTGCAACATCACAGAGAAAGCCTTCCGGCGCCTGCTCAAGTTTGTGAAGCCGGGTGTGATGGAGTATGAGATTGAAGCCGAGATTGCCCATGAGTTCCTGCGGAACCGTTCCCGCGGGCCGGCCTATGGGTCTATCATCGCCTCGGGCGCTAACGCCTGCATTCTGCACTACGTGGACAATTTTAGAGAGTGCCAGGACGGTGATGTGCTGTTAATGGACTTCGGGGCGGAGTACGCCAACTACGCCGCCGACCTCACCCGCTCCATCCCCGTGAACGGTAAATTCACCAAGCGCCAGGCAGACGTCTACAACGCTGTGCTCCACGTCATGAACACCGCCAAGCAGATGCTTGTGCCGGGCAACACCCTAGACCAATACCACAAGTTTGTAGGCAAGGTGATGGAGAACGAGCTCATCAAACTGGACCTGCTTAATGAGAATGACGTGCACAACCAGAACCCAGACGCGCCGCTCTACAAGAAATACTTCCCGCACGGCACCTCGCACTTCCTGGGCCTGGATGTGCATGACGTGGGTGACAAGTACCGGCCGTTTGAGGCGGGCATGGTCTTTACCTGTGAGCCGGGCATCTACATCAGGGAGGAAGGCCTGGGCATACGCCTGGAGAATGACTTCCTAATCACCGCCGGCGGCCCAGAAGACTTGATGGCCAACATTCCGCTGGAGATTGAGGACATTGAGCGCGAGATGAGAGCTTAA
- a CDS encoding energy transducer TonB, with amino-acid sequence MKSPISTLKRLFLLIALIGGAFTAEASSKSLVMVSDSAMIYDKVEQMPVFPEGDKGLAKFMKDNYQAPESFTARGSGGTIIVQVVLDEKGKVRLKDTKIIKTLGYGSDEPLLKTLSSLPAFTPALVNNRAVPYRITYTIGLDGSGRINSIR; translated from the coding sequence ATGAAATCTCCTATTTCTACTTTGAAGCGCCTTTTCTTACTAATCGCTTTAATTGGTGGTGCCTTTACTGCCGAAGCCAGCTCTAAATCTTTGGTAATGGTCTCTGACTCAGCCATGATTTATGACAAGGTGGAGCAGATGCCTGTGTTCCCAGAAGGTGACAAAGGTCTGGCCAAGTTCATGAAAGACAACTACCAGGCGCCAGAAAGCTTTACAGCCAGAGGCAGCGGAGGAACTATCATTGTACAAGTAGTGCTAGATGAAAAAGGAAAAGTTCGTTTAAAGGACACTAAAATCATCAAGACGCTGGGTTACGGTTCAGATGAGCCACTTTTGAAGACCTTAAGCAGCTTACCAGCATTCACACCGGCCTTAGTTAATAACCGCGCCGTTCCTTACAGAATCACCTACACCATTGGGTTAGATGGTTCTGGTAGAATCAACTCCATCAGGTAA
- the serS gene encoding serine--tRNA ligase, producing the protein MLQIPVLRENTAQVLAGLEKRNFRNAAQEVQSILDLDQKRRTLQTERDELLSRANSLAKEIGGLMKNGQKDQAEQLKTETAELKLKTKALDEEVQQLEHDLQQALYKIPNVPHASVPAGKSSEDNEVVLEHVAIPQLPENAQPHWELIKQYDIIDFDLGNKITGAGFPVYKGQGARLQRALINFFLDEAIKAGYYEVQPPILVNEASGIATGQLPDKEGQMYHDKADNLYLIPTAEVPITNLYRDEIIAEGKLPIKNVGYTPCFRREAGSWGADVRGLNRLHQFDKVEIVQIQAPEKSYEALEEMSQHIQGLLQKLELPYRVLRLCGGDMGFTSALTYDMEVYSAAQGRWLEVSSCSNFETYQANRLKLRQRTEGGKPQLLHTLNGSALALPRIVAALLENNQTPEGIKLPKVLHSYLGFEMITK; encoded by the coding sequence ATGTTACAAATACCCGTTTTACGCGAGAACACCGCCCAAGTCCTGGCCGGCCTAGAGAAGAGAAATTTCCGCAACGCCGCCCAGGAGGTACAGTCCATCCTTGACCTGGACCAGAAGCGCCGCACCTTGCAGACAGAACGTGACGAGTTGTTGTCACGGGCAAACTCTCTAGCCAAGGAAATTGGCGGCCTCATGAAAAACGGACAGAAAGACCAGGCCGAGCAACTCAAAACCGAGACCGCCGAGCTGAAGCTGAAAACCAAAGCCCTAGACGAAGAGGTACAGCAACTGGAGCATGACCTGCAGCAGGCCCTCTACAAAATCCCGAACGTGCCGCATGCCAGCGTGCCCGCCGGTAAGTCTTCTGAGGACAATGAGGTAGTTTTGGAGCACGTTGCCATCCCGCAGTTGCCAGAGAACGCCCAGCCGCACTGGGAACTCATCAAACAATATGACATCATTGATTTTGACCTGGGTAATAAAATCACCGGCGCGGGCTTTCCCGTGTACAAAGGCCAAGGTGCCCGTCTACAACGCGCGCTTATCAACTTCTTCTTAGACGAAGCCATCAAAGCCGGATACTATGAAGTACAGCCACCTATCCTGGTGAATGAAGCCTCTGGCATTGCCACCGGCCAGCTCCCCGACAAAGAAGGCCAGATGTACCATGACAAGGCAGATAACTTATATCTAATCCCTACCGCCGAAGTTCCCATCACCAACCTGTACCGCGATGAGATCATCGCTGAAGGAAAACTGCCCATCAAAAACGTGGGCTATACGCCTTGTTTTAGAAGAGAGGCTGGTTCTTGGGGCGCCGATGTGCGCGGTCTGAACCGCCTACACCAGTTTGACAAAGTAGAGATAGTGCAGATACAGGCACCGGAAAAATCCTATGAGGCCCTGGAAGAAATGAGCCAGCACATACAAGGTTTGTTGCAGAAACTAGAGTTGCCTTACCGCGTGCTCCGTCTTTGCGGCGGTGACATGGGCTTTACCTCTGCCCTTACCTATGACATGGAAGTGTACTCTGCCGCCCAAGGCCGTTGGTTGGAGGTGAGTTCTTGCTCTAACTTTGAGACCTACCAAGCCAACCGCTTAAAGCTACGCCAACGCACCGAAGGCGGAAAGCCTCAACTGCTCCATACCTTGAACGGAAGTGCCTTGGCCCTCCCGCGCATAGTGGCCGCATTATTAGAGAACAACCAAACGCCAGAAGGTATCAAATTACCAAAGGTGTTACATTCTTACTTAGGCTTTGAGATGATTACGAAGTAG
- a CDS encoding STAS/SEC14 domain-containing protein produces the protein MTQELVNPFGKVYLTIKKDTDNKLLYVNWIGYLTEENVKTGALAYTKALAEAGYSCVLNDTRSIVGSWNHSMEWVINDWAPLAAKAGLKRIAMLANPASFAESSADTFINELKDFDAQYFDNIKTAEQWLVEYYATLN, from the coding sequence ATGACCCAAGAACTTGTGAATCCTTTCGGGAAAGTGTACCTCACCATTAAGAAGGATACGGACAATAAGTTACTTTATGTGAACTGGATTGGGTACCTGACAGAAGAAAACGTCAAGACGGGCGCTCTGGCCTATACCAAAGCCTTAGCCGAGGCAGGCTACAGCTGCGTGCTGAACGACACCCGTTCCATTGTGGGCTCCTGGAACCACTCCATGGAGTGGGTGATTAACGATTGGGCCCCTTTGGCGGCCAAGGCCGGCCTTAAACGTATTGCCATGCTGGCCAATCCCGCCAGCTTCGCAGAATCTTCTGCCGACACCTTTATCAATGAGCTAAAAGACTTTGACGCCCAATACTTTGACAACATAAAAACCGCCGAACAATGGCTGGTGGAGTATTACGCCACTCTGAACTAA
- a CDS encoding helix-hairpin-helix domain-containing protein — translation MENKDLIRLFRVTASLMELHDENPFKIRSYTNALQVLERLESPIHQMSQAQLEKLDGIGKGMAAKIMEAIQTGSHADLSRLLETTPEGVVKMLNIKGIGPKKIRTIWKDLGVETSEALREACEKNELSKLKGFGAKTQETILQALQYSDESKGKLLWAEAEPLALDLLQFLKNRPEMAAAELVGDMRRNLETIDGLQYLISLKNDATWPTFLQELPGVTAIESISGPFVWRGQLEESGLKLEVRLVPERRFANQVLLYSTNPAWLTHPLNSVGDTLMDEAYGEPAASEEEIFKRVNLAYVAPELRESLRVLELAQENKLPTLLQDTDLKGILHNHSTYSDGAHTLEQMAVHCKQLGYEYLGICDHSKSAFYANGLQEFRVQAQQKEIDRLNQELGPFTIFKGIESDILADGSLDYEPEVLATFDFIVASIHSNLKMDVVKATDRLLNAIQNPYTTMLGHPTGRLLLRREGYPIDHKAVIDACAEHGVIIEINANPRRLDIDWRWVEYALSQNVLLSINPDAHSMRGYEDMRYGVLVGRKGGLTPEMTFNTKSREEVAAYFAERKRLKGI, via the coding sequence GTGGAGAACAAAGACCTAATACGCCTTTTCCGTGTAACGGCTTCCTTGATGGAGCTGCATGATGAGAACCCCTTCAAGATACGGTCTTACACCAATGCCCTTCAGGTGCTGGAGCGGCTGGAGTCGCCCATTCACCAGATGAGCCAGGCGCAATTAGAAAAGCTGGACGGGATTGGCAAGGGCATGGCCGCTAAGATCATGGAAGCCATTCAGACGGGCAGCCATGCAGACCTGAGCCGGCTGCTGGAAACCACCCCCGAAGGCGTGGTGAAGATGCTCAACATCAAGGGCATCGGGCCGAAGAAGATACGCACCATCTGGAAAGACCTGGGCGTGGAAACTTCTGAGGCGCTCCGTGAAGCCTGTGAGAAAAATGAGTTGTCCAAACTAAAAGGCTTCGGGGCGAAGACGCAGGAAACCATTCTGCAGGCGCTTCAATACTCAGATGAAAGCAAGGGCAAGCTCCTCTGGGCTGAGGCCGAACCGCTGGCCCTGGATTTGCTCCAATTCCTGAAAAACAGGCCAGAAATGGCTGCCGCCGAATTGGTAGGAGACATGCGCCGCAACCTGGAAACAATTGACGGCCTACAGTACCTCATCAGCTTGAAGAATGACGCCACCTGGCCCACCTTTTTACAGGAATTGCCAGGCGTGACGGCCATAGAATCCATCTCGGGACCGTTTGTCTGGCGAGGGCAATTAGAAGAATCTGGCCTAAAGCTGGAGGTGCGCTTGGTGCCGGAAAGACGCTTCGCGAACCAAGTGTTGCTTTATTCCACCAATCCGGCCTGGCTCACGCACCCATTAAACAGCGTGGGTGATACACTTATGGATGAAGCCTACGGAGAGCCCGCTGCCTCTGAGGAAGAGATTTTCAAACGCGTAAACCTAGCTTATGTAGCCCCTGAACTTAGAGAAAGCCTGCGCGTTTTGGAATTGGCTCAGGAAAATAAACTGCCCACGCTATTACAGGACACTGACCTGAAAGGCATTCTGCATAACCACAGCACCTACTCAGATGGCGCGCACACTTTAGAGCAGATGGCTGTGCATTGCAAGCAGCTGGGCTATGAGTACCTGGGCATCTGTGACCATTCCAAGTCGGCGTTTTATGCCAATGGTTTGCAGGAGTTCAGGGTGCAGGCCCAGCAAAAAGAGATTGACCGCCTGAACCAGGAGTTGGGACCCTTCACCATCTTCAAAGGCATTGAGTCTGATATCTTGGCCGATGGCTCTCTGGATTATGAACCCGAGGTGTTGGCTACGTTTGACTTTATTGTGGCCTCTATTCACAGCAACCTCAAAATGGACGTAGTCAAAGCTACTGACCGCCTGCTCAACGCCATACAGAACCCGTACACCACCATGCTGGGCCACCCCACCGGCCGGTTACTCTTGCGCCGCGAAGGCTATCCCATTGACCATAAAGCCGTGATTGACGCCTGCGCAGAACATGGGGTCATCATTGAAATAAACGCCAATCCGCGTAGACTTGATATTGACTGGCGCTGGGTAGAATATGCCTTGAGCCAGAACGTGTTACTGAGCATTAACCCAGATGCGCACAGCATGCGCGGCTATGAAGACATGCGCTACGGTGTGCTGGTTGGCCGCAAAGGCGGGCTTACGCCAGAAATGACCTTCAATACCAAAAGCAGGGAAGAGGTAGCCGCCTATTTTGCAGAAAGAAAACGCCTGAAAGGAATATAA
- a CDS encoding TolC family protein, translating to MISIIVEISSVPDYHYLIVKKVATSGDAMPWVYLLALLFLATGVQAQKKRKSLPEEEDSPNTRRYSLVEVVRMAKEQSPSYQQAVTTLENRTWQHQTFKSNYLPQLMLHATLPDYTKSIDPVLQPDGSLQFRQRDISTSSAQLALSQNIGLTGGVVSVNSYLQRIDDFMAVEGGKSYASNPANITFSQPLFSYNGLKWDRKIEPLRFEEAKRDFWEDMEDISVRATDLYFSLLTNQLSYDIAQKNVANNDTLFKLGQARFQENRIGENELMQLELSLLTSQQSLEQAKLDMEISALRLKVFLGLTDDRPIRLTTPDIIPQFEVDEEMALTQARQNRARMISLKREELEAERNSARAEGDAGLNANLFLQYGLTQQSKEVLEAYRDPSEQQRVRIGFSVPIMDWGRTKSKLGTARANQKLVKANLEQQQVNFDQDVYLQVKRFKMLREQMKVAYRANELAERRFQGAKERYLNEKINLLELNQASSERDSARRGYVGSLRNFWNAYYSLRLQTLYDFEMNEPLTLPLPL from the coding sequence TTGATATCCATCATAGTAGAAATTAGTAGCGTACCAGATTACCATTACCTAATTGTGAAAAAAGTAGCGACCAGCGGAGACGCTATGCCTTGGGTGTATTTGCTAGCCTTGCTGTTTCTGGCAACCGGCGTGCAGGCCCAAAAGAAAAGAAAATCCTTGCCAGAGGAAGAAGATTCACCTAACACCCGTCGGTACAGCCTGGTGGAGGTGGTGCGCATGGCCAAGGAACAATCGCCTAGCTATCAACAGGCAGTCACCACGCTTGAGAACCGTACCTGGCAGCACCAGACGTTCAAGAGTAACTACCTGCCGCAGCTCATGCTGCACGCCACGCTGCCAGACTACACCAAAAGCATTGACCCGGTGCTGCAGCCAGACGGTAGTCTGCAGTTTAGGCAACGAGACATTTCCACGTCATCGGCGCAGTTGGCCTTGAGCCAGAACATTGGCCTGACGGGTGGGGTGGTTTCCGTCAATTCTTACCTGCAGCGCATTGATGACTTTATGGCGGTAGAAGGCGGGAAATCCTACGCGTCCAATCCGGCCAACATTACCTTCAGCCAGCCGCTTTTCTCTTACAACGGCCTTAAATGGGACCGCAAGATAGAACCCCTGCGTTTTGAGGAAGCCAAGCGTGACTTCTGGGAAGACATGGAAGACATCTCCGTAAGGGCCACAGACCTGTACTTTTCCCTGTTGACTAACCAGCTGAGCTATGACATTGCCCAGAAGAACGTGGCCAACAACGACACCCTATTCAAGCTGGGGCAAGCACGTTTTCAGGAGAACCGGATTGGCGAGAACGAGTTGATGCAGCTGGAGCTGAGTTTGCTGACTTCGCAGCAGAGCCTGGAGCAGGCCAAGCTGGACATGGAGATAAGCGCCCTACGCCTGAAAGTGTTTCTGGGGCTCACAGATGACAGACCCATCAGGCTCACCACGCCAGACATTATTCCGCAGTTTGAAGTAGACGAGGAAATGGCCTTGACCCAGGCCCGGCAGAACCGCGCCCGTATGATATCCTTAAAGCGTGAAGAACTGGAGGCCGAGCGGAACAGCGCCCGCGCCGAAGGTGACGCCGGTCTCAATGCCAACCTTTTCCTCCAGTACGGCTTAACCCAGCAATCCAAGGAAGTGTTGGAAGCCTACCGTGACCCTTCTGAGCAACAGCGCGTGCGCATTGGCTTTAGCGTGCCCATCATGGACTGGGGTAGAACCAAGTCAAAGCTGGGCACTGCCCGCGCCAACCAGAAACTGGTCAAAGCCAACCTGGAGCAGCAGCAGGTCAACTTTGACCAGGACGTATACCTGCAGGTGAAGCGGTTTAAGATGCTACGCGAGCAGATGAAAGTGGCCTACCGGGCGAATGAACTGGCCGAGCGCCGGTTTCAGGGAGCCAAGGAACGGTACCTCAATGAGAAAATCAACCTCCTAGAGTTGAATCAGGCCTCCTCAGAAAGGGACTCTGCCAGGCGCGGGTACGTGGGCTCACTCAGAAACTTCTGGAACGCCTACTATAGCCTAAGACTGCAGACGCTGTATGATTTTGAGATGAATGAGCCGCTCACCTTACCGCTACCTTTGTAA
- a CDS encoding EVE domain-containing protein, with protein sequence MKYWLVKSEPDKYAWSDLVRDGQTTWDGVRNFQARNNLQQMQVGDLVMYYHSVSEKAIVGVAKVANEAYQDPTTPEKQWVAVTLAPEKALQKKVTLEQIKKDERLQNIGLLRQSRLSVMPLSAEEFDMLLGLAN encoded by the coding sequence ATGAAGTACTGGTTAGTGAAGTCTGAGCCCGACAAATACGCTTGGTCAGATTTGGTGCGCGATGGTCAAACCACGTGGGACGGTGTGCGCAATTTTCAGGCGCGCAACAACTTACAGCAGATGCAAGTAGGAGACTTAGTGATGTATTACCACAGCGTCTCTGAGAAGGCAATTGTGGGGGTGGCCAAAGTGGCAAATGAGGCCTACCAGGATCCTACCACTCCAGAAAAGCAATGGGTGGCGGTTACCTTGGCACCAGAAAAAGCATTGCAAAAAAAGGTCACCTTAGAGCAAATTAAAAAAGATGAGCGGCTGCAAAACATTGGCTTGCTGCGCCAGTCCCGCTTGTCTGTCATGCCCTTGAGCGCTGAGGAATTTGACATGCTGCTAGGCTTGGCGAATTAA